In Halobaculum magnesiiphilum, the following proteins share a genomic window:
- the nreA gene encoding DNA repair protein NreA has translation MKLDDYVEFEANERAERRRLAQEKSYELMDHLESFQHRFDEATDGDSVFGSVSPSIFVGSSNYPNLSTGLLSPVGHEDDAATYETSGAWYEEDVSISDVFERRTSLLNSNKGVDAREAASVHDAWDGFLGVQREVAIADRPVDVEVFLDDGPAIDYDVSPDDIATPTGPRARAADADLTENPHVPRPVKKTLEDDDWRAEGAMNYLYRRGFDVYDINTVLSAGALGRDDQRRLVPTRWSITAVDDTIGKYLRGTIRDRRSVDTVQVWRNEYLGNAFWVILAPGDWEFELVEMKSPGSIWHPDPEGDTYLSSAHENREGRTQYVDETAGAYYASRFGVLEHLSERGRQAKVLVLRHVSDDYWGPVGVWQVRESVRNAFEGEHGEAETFEEAVRGVSEQLPVSLARLRGKSTMVAGLQSSLADWTT, from the coding sequence GTGAAGCTGGACGACTACGTCGAGTTCGAGGCGAACGAGCGGGCCGAGCGCCGACGGCTCGCACAGGAGAAGTCCTACGAGCTGATGGACCACCTCGAGTCGTTCCAGCACCGCTTCGACGAGGCCACCGACGGCGACTCGGTGTTCGGGTCCGTCTCGCCGTCGATCTTCGTCGGCTCCTCGAACTACCCGAACCTCTCGACGGGCCTGCTGTCGCCGGTCGGCCACGAGGACGACGCAGCGACCTACGAGACGAGCGGCGCGTGGTACGAGGAGGACGTCTCCATCTCGGACGTGTTCGAGCGGCGCACCTCGCTGCTCAACTCGAACAAGGGGGTCGACGCGCGCGAGGCCGCGAGCGTCCACGACGCCTGGGACGGCTTCCTCGGCGTCCAGCGCGAGGTCGCCATCGCCGACCGCCCGGTCGACGTGGAGGTGTTCCTCGACGACGGCCCGGCCATCGACTACGACGTGTCGCCCGACGACATCGCGACGCCGACGGGACCGCGCGCCCGCGCCGCCGACGCGGACCTGACGGAGAACCCGCACGTCCCGCGGCCGGTGAAGAAGACGCTGGAGGACGACGACTGGCGCGCGGAGGGGGCGATGAACTACCTCTATCGCCGCGGGTTCGACGTGTACGACATCAACACCGTCCTCTCGGCGGGCGCGCTCGGCCGCGACGACCAGCGACGGCTGGTGCCGACGCGGTGGTCCATCACCGCCGTCGACGACACGATCGGGAAGTACCTCCGGGGGACGATCCGCGACCGCCGGAGCGTCGACACCGTCCAGGTGTGGCGCAACGAGTACCTCGGCAACGCCTTCTGGGTGATCCTCGCGCCCGGCGACTGGGAGTTCGAGTTGGTCGAGATGAAGTCGCCGGGGAGCATCTGGCACCCCGACCCCGAGGGAGACACGTACCTCTCGTCGGCCCACGAGAACCGCGAGGGACGGACGCAGTACGTCGACGAGACGGCGGGCGCGTACTACGCCTCCCGGTTCGGCGTGCTCGAACACCTCTCCGAGCGCGGCCGACAGGCGAAAGTACTCGTCCTCAGACACGTCTCCGACGACTACTGGGGGCCGGTCGGCGTCTGGCAGGTGCGCGAGAGCGTCCGCAACGCCTTCGAGGGCGAACACGGCGAGGCCGAGACGTTCGAGGAGGCCGTCCGCGGCGTGAGCGAGCAGCTGCCGGTGTCGCTCGCGCGGCTCCGGGGGAAGTCGACGATGGTCGCGGGGTTACAGTCGAGCCTCGCGGACTGGACGACGTAG